A region from the Medicago truncatula cultivar Jemalong A17 chromosome 6, MtrunA17r5.0-ANR, whole genome shotgun sequence genome encodes:
- the LOC112418673 gene encoding uncharacterized protein, with amino-acid sequence METTKRFQSPLRLSKVRQRRAGVFFLKNLRRHVTKGISVCMVSDRHESIKSAFNDPRNGWQATGSAHVYCIRHIKQNFMRTIKDGDLKDVVNNMGYALNVPLFNYYRGVIQEANQRALDWVDNIPKEKWTQAYDEGRRWGQMTSNIVESWNSVFKGTRNLPVTPIVQSTYYRLACLFADRAQKEFARVGSGDLFSEYCQNAIQDDIVKSNTHHVEQFDRERYTFSVRETVNYREGRPMGTFKVDLRAGWCDCGKFQALHLPCSHVIAACSSFRHDYTTLIPPVFKNESVYSIYNTAFKVVHDKSYWLPYDGPVLCHNPNMRRLKKGRPNSTRIRTEMDEEVVERTPTPRRCGLCRHTGHIRRNCPSLNNR; translated from the exons ATGGAAACAACAAAACGATTCCAATCGCCTTTGCGCTTGTCGAAGGTGAGACAAAGGAGggctggagttttttttttgaaaaatctaagaagGCACGTCACAAAGGGAATATCTGTCTGCATGGTCTCCGACAGACATGAATCAATTAAAAGCGCATTCAATGACCCAAGGAATGGTTGGCAAGCAACTGGTTCAGCTCATGTGTACTGCATTCGACACATTAAGCAGAATTTCATGAGGACAATCAAGGATGGAGATCTTAAGGATGTTGTCAATAATATGG GATATGCCCTAAACGTACCCTTGTTCAATTACTATCGTGGTGTAATCCAGGAGGCAAATCAGCGTGCATTAGATTGGGTGGACAATATTCCGAAAGAAAAGTGGACTCAAGCATATGATGAGGGTCGACGATGGGGCCAAATGACAAGCAACATCGTTGAGTCGTGGAACTCTGTGTTTAAGGGAACACGCAACCTACCTGTTACACCTATAGTTCAATCAACCTACTATAGGCTGGCATGTCTCTTTGCTGATAGGGCTCAAAAAGAGTTTGCAAGGGTAGGTTCCGGAGATTTGTTCAGTGAATATTGCCAAAATGCGATTCAGGATGACATTGTTAAGTCCAACACCCATCATGTCGAACAGTTTGACCGAGAAAGGTATACCTTCTCAGTCCGTGAGACCGTCAACTACAGGGAAGGAAGGCCAATGGGAACTTTCAAGGTGGACCTACGAGCGGGGTGGTGTGATTGTGGGAAATTTCAAGCTTTACATTTGCCATGTTCTCATGTCATAGCCGCGTGTTCTTCATTTCGCCATGACTACACAACCCTTATTCCACCTGTGTTCAAAAACGAGAGTGTTTACTCCATCTACAACACAGCCTTCAAAGTAGTCCACGACAAGAGTTATTGGCTTCCATACGACGGTCCCGTGCTTTGCCATAATCCAAACATGCGAAGACTAAAGAAAGGTCGACCCAATAGTACCCGCATAAGGACTGAAATGGACGAGGAGGTGGTGGAGAGGACTCCAACGCCGAGACGGTGTGGGTTGTGTCGGCATACCGGTCATATTAGGAGAAATTGTCCGAGTTTAAATAATCGGTAG
- the LOC120576119 gene encoding uncharacterized protein translates to MAPTPENVFFIVHYNGKVSRNQFGSFFESEQRKCFYVSIKSNIDHLKKRIEQKLHLTESQVISKIIYRAPQAFVQGHIQYNDTEIYDNDDIADMFATHKYFNVVGSIELSVIIENREISQPRQTPQPRQTPQLFSQTQYEFEHPSSSQQLPYTELLSQTQYEFDPPSSSQQLPYTQPFSQTQCEFEPSSSQPPPQTQPQTQTRLEDLFTRQFEDIPDTIQDQEEETSNESESEEDEALEHDADQEDEHENRNEEENIWRNIMAGTQPQPPLQVVPIRAAYCPPLHMRNVDVDAYDALTTDDHWNTNVPVDGAIQEGMTFHNKEDCLHAIKSFHIRQSLDYDVIHSDPTRYVIQCTLETCQFKLRASFRKKTGKWKIGTMMGPHNCTSTLMSQDHRKLNYKLISQSIKTLVHADASVTPKLIIAHIKEKFNYTTTYRKAWLAKNAAIESIYGKWEESYNDLPQWLNVMKETMPGTLSMSTGRGCMASTKEHCCLR, encoded by the exons ATGGCACCCACACCAGAGAATGTATTTTTCATTGTCCACTACAATGGAAAAGTTTCAAGAAATCAATTTGGTTCATTTTTTGAAAGTGagcaaagaaaatgtttttatgTTAGCATCAAAAGCAACATTgatcatttgaaaaaaagaatagaGCAGAAACTACATCTCACTGAATCTCAGGTGATATCTAAAATTATATATCGAGCACCACAAGCATTCGTTCAAGGTCATATCCAGTATAATGACACCGAAATATACGACAACGATGACATTGCAGATATGTTTGCCactcacaaatattttaatgtGGTTGGTTCCATTGAGTTATCGGTTATTATTGAAAACCGGGAGATTTCACAACCGCGTCAAACACCACAACCGCGTCAAACACCTCAATTGTTttcacaaacacaatatgagTTTGAACACCCATCTTCATCACAACAATTACCATACACCGAGCTACTCtcacaaacacaatatgagTTTGACCCCCCTTCTTCATCACAACAATTACCGTACACCCAACCGTTTTCACAAACACAATGTGAATTTGAACCATCATCTTCACAACCACCACCGCAAACGCAACCACAAACACAAACCCGCCTAGAAGATCTTTTCACTCGTCAGTTTGAAGACATCCCAGACACCATTCAAgatcaagaagaagaaactaGTAATGAAAGTGAAAGTGAAGAAGACGAGGCACTTGAGCATGATGCGGATCAAGAAGAcgaacatgaaaacagaaacgaagaagaaaatatttggAGGAACATTATGGCTGGCACACAACCACAACCACCGCTACAGGTAGTGCCGATCAGAGCCGCTTACTGTCCCCCGTTGCATATGCGTAACGTTGACGTTGATGCTTATGATGCTCTGACTACCGACGATCACTGGAATACGAATGTTCCTGTCGATGGGGCTATTCAGGAAGGAATGACATTTCACAACAAAGAAGATTGTTTGCATGCAATCAAGTCTTTCCACATTCGACAATCGCTGGATTACGATGTTATACACTCAGATCCAACAAGATATGTCATTCAATGTACACTCGAGACTTGTCAATTTAAGTTGAGAGCTTCCTTTAGAAAAAAGACTGGCAAATGGAAGATTGGGACCATGATGGGTCCACACAATTGCACATCGACTTTAATGTCGCAGGATCATCGCAAGCTCAACTACAAGCTTATAAGCCAAAGCATCAAGACACTTGTGCATGCGGATGCCTCGGTAACGCCAAAATTGATCATTGCGCACATTAAAGAAAAGTTTAACTACACAACCACGTATCGAAAGGCGTGGTTAGCAAAGAACGCTGCCATCGAATCTATTTACGGGAAATGGGAGGAATCATATAATGATCTTCCGCAATGGTTGAATGTGATGAAGGAGACGATGCCAGGGACC TTGTCCATGTCGACGGGACGTGGTTGTATGGCAAGTacaaaggaacattgttgcTTGCGGTAG
- the LOC120580852 gene encoding uncharacterized protein, translating to MSSLIGSKLLNEYKEILEEKKVKIIAVKLKKHASIWWENLKMKRAREGKSKIKIWEKMRRELSKNFLPSHYYQDSFIQLQNLRQKNLSVEEYTREFEKLMMKCDIHEREDQTIARYLGGLNTDVAHPVQLQQYWSLDDVVRLAMRVEKHLPKKHSYRNFSSTENSSYPRKTDNDQSSTYTKPSPKPTTENKPKATKCFKCQGFGHTASNCPTRRTINIIKGEAYEDVDEETNRDEAEKEEVLEPIYDEELIVADMASL from the coding sequence ATGAGTTCGTTGATTGGCTCCAAACTGTTGAACGAGTATAAAGAGATacttgaagaaaagaaagtcaaGATCATTGCTGTCAAATTAAAGAAGCATGCTTCCATCTGGTGGGAAAATCTAAAAATGAAGCGAGCCCGTGAAGGAAAAAGCAAGATCAAGATTTGGGAGAAAATGCGTCGAGAACTAAGCAAAAATTTCTTGCCTTCTCACTATTATCAAGATAGTTTTATTCAACTACAGAACCTTCGTCAAAAAAACTTGTCTGTAGAAGAATACACTAGAGAATTTGAGAAGTTAATGATGAAGTGCGACATTCATGAAAGGGAGGATCAGACAATAGCTCGTTACCTTGGTGGATTAAACACTGACGTTGCTCATCCAGTTCAGCTCCAACAATACTGGTCATTAGACGATGTTGTTCGTTTGGCCATGCGAGTGGAGAAACATTTACCGAAGAAGCATTCTTATAGGAATTTTTCCTCCACTGAGAATTCTTCTTATCCCCGCAAAACAGACAACGATCAGTCCAGTACTTATACAAAACCTTCTCCTAAACCCACTACAGAAAATAAACCCAAAGCTACCAAGTGTTTCAAATGTCAAGGTTTTGGACATACAGCTTCAAATTGTCCAACACGAAGaaccatcaacatcatcaaaggAGAAGCTTATGAAGATGTTGATGAGGAAACAAACCGAGATGAAGCAGAAAAAGAAGAAGTGTTAGAGCCAATTTATGATGAAGAGCTCATTGTTGCTGATATGGCGAGTCTCTAG
- the LOC120576120 gene encoding uncharacterized protein, protein MQMKVIGFETVKELYKDDPDFQKFWNATDSQSSQDYYRHEGFLFKGKTLCIPQCSLREAIIWEAHDGGLTGHFGRDKIVALVKENFYWPRLERDVYKHIQRCRVCHLAKAKSQNTGFYMTLPVP, encoded by the coding sequence ATGCAAATGAAAGTTATTGGATTTGAGACAGTCAAAGAGTTATACAAAGATGATCCAGattttcaaaagttttggaATGCCACTGATTCACAATCCTCTCAGGACTACTACAGACATGAGGGATTTTTGTTCAAAGGAAAAACCTTATGTATTCCTCAGTGCTCTCTACGTGAAGCCATTATTTGGGAAGCCCATGATGGAGGATTAACAGGTCATTTTGGACGAGATAAAATTGTTGCTTTAGTGAAAGAAAATTTCTATTGGCCAAGACTTGAAAGAGATGTCTACAAACATATTCAAAGATGTCGAGTCTGCCATTTGGCCAAGGCCAAAAGCCAAAACACTGGTTTTTACATGACACTCCCTGTTCCATAA